Proteins from a genomic interval of Diprion similis isolate iyDipSimi1 chromosome 10, iyDipSimi1.1, whole genome shotgun sequence:
- the LOC124411018 gene encoding methylcrotonoyl-CoA carboxylase subunit alpha, mitochondrial, giving the protein MYTLLLRSTLPVHKTPQHITSWINREFSLSAARNGKRLEKILIANRGEIACRIARTARKLGVKTVAVYSDADREAMHVRLADEAYDIGPAASTESYLKQHSIIEVAKKSKSQAIHPGYGFLSENTEFAELCQREGITFIGPPASAIRDMGIKSTSKAIMAAAGVPVVPGYHGEDQSNDRLIAEAKLVGFPLMIKAVRGGGGKGMRIALEEADFFAALEAARTESAKSFGDSAVLLEKYVSEPRHVEVQVFADQHGNAVHLFERDCSVQRRHQKIIEEAPAPGISPELRSELGAAAVRAAKAVKYVGAGTVEFILDRYTHSFHFMEMNTRLQVEHPVTEAITGTDLVEWQLTVAAGEKLPLTQEEINLAGHAFEARIYAEDPSNGFLPGAGPLLHLTTPETSADVRVETGVTQGDQVSVHYDPMIAKLVVWGKDRSEAIGKLGAKLAEYNIVGVETNVQFIMDLASHPKFVSGDVHTGFIEENHASLFPKVEITNEILTQGALALILDESLPSLNDVSFAPFATNVGLRLNHTLERRFQFLFKDKDFVVDARYIQPGVFSMRTNDTGPWRHVSGSLIKRNNVLELMSEIDGVKTRARIVNNNGELYLFTNERKWQLTIPPPKFVTAVSSINGQQGAIGSAMSPMPGVVDKILVQRGDIVKKGDPLLVIVAMKMEHAIKASCDGLVEEVLCTAGESVAKNKLLVRMKEIESA; this is encoded by the exons ATCCTCATCGCAAATCGCGGTGAAATCGCTTGCCGAATTGCAAGAACCGCCCGTAAGCTTGGGGTAAAAACGGTGGCGGTGTACAGCGACGCGGACCGGGAGGCGATGCACGTCCGTTTGGCTGACGAGGCCTACGACATTGGACCCGCGGCGTCGACCGAAAGTTACCTGAAGCAGCATAGTATAATTGAGGTTGCCAAGAAGTCCAAGTCCCAGGCGATACACCCTGGCTATGGATTTTTGTCTGAGAACACTGAGTTCGCCGAGCTCTGTCAGAGAGAGGGGATCACCTTCATCGGGCCCCCGGCGAGCGCGATCAGGGATATGGGGATAAAGAGCACCTCCAAGGCGATTATGGCCGCGGCCGGCGTACCCGTAGTTCCAG GTTATCACGGAGAGGATCAATCCAACGACAGGTTGATAGCGGAAGCAAAACTCGTCGGTTTTCCGCTGATGATTAAGGCGGTCCGAGGAGGCGGAGGCAAGGGAATGCGTATAGCTTTGGAAGAGGCGGATTTCTTCGCGGCGTTGGAGGCGGCTCGAACCGAATCCGCAAAATCGTTCGGCGACTCGGCTGTGTTGCTAGAGAAATACGTTTCCGAACCCAGGCACGTTGAAGTTCAGGTATTCGCCGATCAGCACGGGAACGCTGTTCACCTGTTCGAAAGAGATTGTTCTGTTCAAAGGAGAcaccaaaaaattatcgagGAGGCCCCCGCG CCGGGAATTTCGCCCGAATTGCGGTCGGAGCTGGGCGCAGCCGCCGTCCGGGCGGCAAAGGCCGTTAAATACGTTGGGGCCGGGACTGTGGAATTTATTCTCGATCGTTACACTCACAGTTTTCATTTCATGGAAATGAACACGCGGCTCCAGGTTGAGCATCCCGTCACCGAGGCAATTACCGGCACCGATCTCGTCGAGTGGCAGCTGACTGTAGCTGCCGGAGAGAAGTTGCCGCTTACCCAGGAAGAGATAAATCTGGCAGGACACGCTTTCGAGGCGAGAATATACGCCGAG GATCCGAGCAACGGGTTCCTACCTGGTGCCGGCCCCTTGTTACACCTAACAACCCCGGAGACGTCGGCTGACGTCCGAGTCGAGACGGGGGTGACGCAGGGTGATCAGGTTTCCGTGCACTACGATCCGATGATAGCGAAGCTGGTCGTTTGGGGAAAGGATAGGAGCGAGGCGATCGGGAAACTCGGAGCGAAACTCGCGGAATACAAT ATCGTAGGAGTGGAAACAAACGTGCAATTCATCATGGATCTCGCTAGCCATCCGAAATTCGTCAGCGGCGACGTCCACACCGGTTTCATAGAGGAGAACCACGCATCTCTTTTTCCGAAAGTCGAAATCACCAACGAGATACTGACTCAAGGAGCACTAGCTCTGATCTTAGATGAGAGTTTGCCCTCCCTGAACGACGTTAGCTTCGCCCCGTTCGCAACAAACGTCGGCCTCAGACTGAACCACACGCTTGAGCGTAGATTTCAATTTCTCTTCAAAGATAAGGACTTCGTGGTTGACGCAAGGTACATTCAACCAGGTGTATTTTCCATGAGAACGAACGACACCGGCCCCTGGAGACACGTGAGCGGTTCGCTGATAAAAAGGAACAATGTTCTCGAATTAATGTCGGAAATCGATGGCGTAAAGACCCGCGCCAGGATCGTTAACAACAATGGAGAGCTGTATTTATTTACGAAT GAGCGCAAGTGGCAGCTGACGATACCGCCACCAAAGTTCGTCACCGCTGTGTCGTCGATCAATGGTCAACAGGGAGCGATCGGTTCTGCGATGAGCCCGATGCCCGGTGTCGTCGACAAGATTCTCGTTCAGCGAGGCGACATTGTTAAAAAGGGCGATCCTCTCCTGGTGATCGTTGCCATGAAAATGGAG CACGCGATCAAGGCTTCCTGCGACGGGCTTGTCGAAGAGGTCCTTTGCACTGCTGGCGAGAGTGTTGCCAAGAACAAACTTCTCGTCAGAATGAAGGAAATCGAATCAGCCTAA
- the LOC124410940 gene encoding inactive ubiquitin carboxyl-terminal hydrolase MINDY-4B isoform X1 yields the protein MSGDRETSSQRVQRIESRGIPERIVPVRLMQQRDVNREKPTYLRDRERVLYPRNTKTLAKVPVIGGTPISEETCTALRQLVFGSCASPPRSEWTRTGLTLRPGGQNLAFGLRAARNSTRSLVTAVQAVTLKHFLFRTNKIVTSFAAPASPEALLKPNHERQVEVLSLSIAEVIWRCGGGDAKPSNAATAVNLASTGGASSGVFVPKAVVVLPQETPYVQHSVQYFQDGITETLHLYEFHSLDDLQIFVKRYLYLFHDEGGPGAIILIYSAVLSRGLAKVRTDFEDQRTSMLGGSPEEGPMSVATLLLTGRCSPHLHNGVLYVGDENTYAVPRWGVLARSEVGILVHEGDAADADRQPGSRLKTPSLPIWLTLCQGHYGVLFNTNRELLRNYHAERRFEIQYYTCGGSHATLTVDTRASEDSSADNAARDDQLVDVASTPLEKLIHTKWQDAQIQWNGSPVL from the exons ATGAGTGGAGATCGAGAGACGTCGAGTCAACGAGTACAGCGTATCGAAAGCAGGGGAATCCCCGAAAGGATCGTGCCCGTGCGTCTTATGCAGCAGCGGGACGTCAACAGGGAGAAACCAACTTACCTCAGAGACAGAG AGCGGGTCTTGTATCCCAGAAACACCAAGACCCTGGCTAAGGTCCCGGTCATCGGAGGAACCCCGATAAGCGAAGAAACTTGTACG GCATTGCGGCAGTTAGTTTTCGGCTCCTGCGCCAGCCCGCCGAGGAGCGAATGGACTAGGACAGGTTTGACCCTGAGGCCAGGGGGGCAGAATCTGGCCTTCGGTCTAAGGGCGGCGAGGAACTCGACTCGGAGTCTGGTCACAGCGGTTCAGGCTGTGACGCTGAAGCACTTTCTCTTCAGGACTAATAAGATCGTCACCAGTTTCGCTGCACCAGCATCCCCGGAAGC TCTACTGAAGCCGAACCACGAGCGGCAAGTCGAGGTCCTGAGCTTGTCGATCGCCGAGGTTATATGGAGGTGTGGAGGCGGCGACGCCAAACCCAGCAACGCAGCGACTGCCGTCAACCTGGCTTCTACAGGCGGCGCATCCTCCGGCGTCTTCGTGCCCAAGGCTGTCGTTGTTCTGCCCCAGGAGACGCCCTACGTTCAGCATAGCGTGCAGTACTTTCAGGACGGGATTACCGAAACG CTGCATCTCTACGAATTCCATTCTCTCGACGATCTTCAGATATTTGTCAAGAGGTACCTTTACCTG TTTCACGACGAAGGTGGACCCGGAGCGATCATTCTCATCTACAGCGCCGTGCTCTCTCGAGGACTCGCCAA AGTACGGACGGACTTCGAAGACCAGAGAACCTCGATGCTCGGCGGATCGCCGGAAGAAGGGCCGatgagcgtcgcgacgctgctGCTGACCGGACGGTGTTCGCCGCACCTCCACAACGGGGTGCTTTATGTCGGTGATGAGAACACCTAC GCCGTGCCGAGATGGGGCGTCCTGGCGAGGAGCGAGGTCGGCATCCTGGTGCACGAGGGCGACGCTGCAGACGCTGACAGGCAACCCGGTTCCCGACTCAAGACCCCGAGTCTGCCGATCTGGCTGACCCTCTGCCAGGGTCACTACGGCGTACTTTTTAACACGAACCGTGAACTTCTAAGAAATTACCACGCCGAGCGGAG gttcgaaattcaatattaCACATGCGGTGGAAGCCACGCTACCCTGACGGTCGACACAAGAGCCAGCGAAGACTCGTCAGCGGATAACGCTGCCAGGGACGATCAGCTGGTCGACGTCGCCTCGACTCCCTTGGAGAAGCTGATTCATACCAA GTGGCAAGACGCACAGATCCAATGGAATGGCAGCCCGGTTTTGTAG
- the LOC124410940 gene encoding inactive ubiquitin carboxyl-terminal hydrolase MINDY-4B isoform X2: MLLFTRTARCAELMSEPDELQPAERVLYPRNTKTLAKVPVIGGTPISEETCTALRQLVFGSCASPPRSEWTRTGLTLRPGGQNLAFGLRAARNSTRSLVTAVQAVTLKHFLFRTNKIVTSFAAPASPEALLKPNHERQVEVLSLSIAEVIWRCGGGDAKPSNAATAVNLASTGGASSGVFVPKAVVVLPQETPYVQHSVQYFQDGITETLHLYEFHSLDDLQIFVKRYLYLFHDEGGPGAIILIYSAVLSRGLAKVRTDFEDQRTSMLGGSPEEGPMSVATLLLTGRCSPHLHNGVLYVGDENTYAVPRWGVLARSEVGILVHEGDAADADRQPGSRLKTPSLPIWLTLCQGHYGVLFNTNRELLRNYHAERRFEIQYYTCGGSHATLTVDTRASEDSSADNAARDDQLVDVASTPLEKLIHTKWQDAQIQWNGSPVL; encoded by the exons ATGCTGCTATTCACCCGCACCGCGAGGTGCGCCGAGCTGATGTCCGAGCCGGACGAGCTGCAGCCAGCAG AGCGGGTCTTGTATCCCAGAAACACCAAGACCCTGGCTAAGGTCCCGGTCATCGGAGGAACCCCGATAAGCGAAGAAACTTGTACG GCATTGCGGCAGTTAGTTTTCGGCTCCTGCGCCAGCCCGCCGAGGAGCGAATGGACTAGGACAGGTTTGACCCTGAGGCCAGGGGGGCAGAATCTGGCCTTCGGTCTAAGGGCGGCGAGGAACTCGACTCGGAGTCTGGTCACAGCGGTTCAGGCTGTGACGCTGAAGCACTTTCTCTTCAGGACTAATAAGATCGTCACCAGTTTCGCTGCACCAGCATCCCCGGAAGC TCTACTGAAGCCGAACCACGAGCGGCAAGTCGAGGTCCTGAGCTTGTCGATCGCCGAGGTTATATGGAGGTGTGGAGGCGGCGACGCCAAACCCAGCAACGCAGCGACTGCCGTCAACCTGGCTTCTACAGGCGGCGCATCCTCCGGCGTCTTCGTGCCCAAGGCTGTCGTTGTTCTGCCCCAGGAGACGCCCTACGTTCAGCATAGCGTGCAGTACTTTCAGGACGGGATTACCGAAACG CTGCATCTCTACGAATTCCATTCTCTCGACGATCTTCAGATATTTGTCAAGAGGTACCTTTACCTG TTTCACGACGAAGGTGGACCCGGAGCGATCATTCTCATCTACAGCGCCGTGCTCTCTCGAGGACTCGCCAA AGTACGGACGGACTTCGAAGACCAGAGAACCTCGATGCTCGGCGGATCGCCGGAAGAAGGGCCGatgagcgtcgcgacgctgctGCTGACCGGACGGTGTTCGCCGCACCTCCACAACGGGGTGCTTTATGTCGGTGATGAGAACACCTAC GCCGTGCCGAGATGGGGCGTCCTGGCGAGGAGCGAGGTCGGCATCCTGGTGCACGAGGGCGACGCTGCAGACGCTGACAGGCAACCCGGTTCCCGACTCAAGACCCCGAGTCTGCCGATCTGGCTGACCCTCTGCCAGGGTCACTACGGCGTACTTTTTAACACGAACCGTGAACTTCTAAGAAATTACCACGCCGAGCGGAG gttcgaaattcaatattaCACATGCGGTGGAAGCCACGCTACCCTGACGGTCGACACAAGAGCCAGCGAAGACTCGTCAGCGGATAACGCTGCCAGGGACGATCAGCTGGTCGACGTCGCCTCGACTCCCTTGGAGAAGCTGATTCATACCAA GTGGCAAGACGCACAGATCCAATGGAATGGCAGCCCGGTTTTGTAG